The proteins below are encoded in one region of Pseudomonadota bacterium:
- a CDS encoding flagellar basal body L-ring protein FlgH, producing the protein MKLSNFKFQIVQFLAGLNHTDFGFINIKMFGMGLSMFLVLFGCAGTEYTSRIRNEPFNIENVFRQAPSQQVQTENKSGTIWPGSRSTNTFFSDERAIRVGDIITVSIIEVTASKEQATTDLKRTGANVGLGVPNFFGLETNKIPSSINPASMVTATVKNDFSGDGATTRDGSIKATIAAKVVEVMPNGNLAIEGKREISLNNERKEILFQGIVRPKDIAANNSVLSTQVADAKVILTGVGVIGEKQSPGWLARIFDVVWPF; encoded by the coding sequence ATGAAATTAAGTAATTTCAAATTTCAAATTGTCCAGTTTTTAGCTGGATTGAACCATACGGATTTCGGATTTATTAATATAAAAATGTTTGGTATGGGCCTGTCGATGTTTTTAGTCTTGTTTGGCTGTGCAGGTACTGAATACACATCACGGATCAGAAATGAACCTTTTAATATTGAAAACGTATTCAGACAGGCACCATCACAGCAAGTTCAGACAGAGAATAAAAGTGGAACCATATGGCCCGGCAGCCGCAGTACGAATACATTTTTTTCAGATGAGAGGGCGATCAGGGTTGGTGATATTATAACTGTAAGCATTATAGAGGTAACTGCATCGAAAGAGCAGGCTACTACTGATCTGAAAAGAACAGGTGCTAATGTGGGTCTTGGCGTACCAAACTTTTTTGGTTTAGAAACAAACAAAATTCCTTCAAGCATCAATCCTGCAAGTATGGTGACTGCGACAGTTAAGAATGATTTTTCAGGTGATGGTGCAACTACCCGTGACGGCAGCATAAAGGCAACTATAGCTGCAAAAGTTGTTGAGGTAATGCCAAACGGTAATCTTGCAATTGAAGGGAAAAGGGAGATTTCGTTAAACAATGAGCGAAAGGAAATATTGTTTCAGGGAATAGTAAGGCCGAAAGACATAGCCGCCAATAATTCAGTCTTATCAACCCAGGTTGCTGATGCCAAAGTTATTCTGACAGGTGTCGGCGTGATTGGAGAGAAACAGTCTCCAGGATGGCTTGCGAGGATTTTTGATGTTGTATGGCCATTCTAA
- the flgA gene encoding flagellar basal body P-ring formation chaperone FlgA, translated as MKSETLNVKSEKQRRMKIKFILCLLLFTIHYSLFTVSVVFATESSMVELKLKDFIRKFYSEREDIYIKLNPLPSSLQDKHRVKHIDFVRIPDLNGDGLCLVEIDEKNGRTRNLYVSFKVSNKKKMFILKQNTKRGDVVRPDDISVKETYMNGNSGADYPSRMEDVVGKALKRDMPAGTVITCQSLEDSFVIQRGDTVNIVAENKKLLLQAKGRTLERGKIGDIIRVKNLTSDKEIVGRVAGSSTVKVDL; from the coding sequence GTGAAAAGTGAAACGCTAAATGTAAAAAGTGAGAAACAGAGGAGAATGAAAATAAAATTTATTCTGTGTTTATTGTTATTCACTATTCACTATTCACTATTCACTGTCTCTGTCGTTTTTGCAACAGAGTCGTCAATGGTGGAATTGAAATTAAAGGATTTCATAAGAAAGTTTTACAGTGAAAGGGAAGATATTTATATAAAATTAAATCCATTACCAAGTTCTTTGCAAGATAAGCATAGGGTTAAGCACATCGATTTCGTTAGAATACCGGATTTAAATGGTGACGGGCTATGTCTGGTAGAGATTGATGAAAAAAACGGCAGGACAAGAAATTTGTATGTCTCATTCAAAGTATCAAACAAAAAGAAAATGTTTATTTTAAAGCAGAACACAAAGAGAGGCGATGTTGTGCGTCCTGACGATATTTCTGTTAAGGAAACATATATGAACGGAAATAGTGGGGCTGACTATCCGTCAAGAATGGAAGATGTAGTCGGCAAAGCATTGAAAAGAGATATGCCTGCAGGCACTGTTATTACATGTCAGTCTTTAGAGGATTCTTTTGTTATCCAGAGAGGTGACACTGTCAACATTGTGGCGGAGAATAAGAAACTTTTGCTTCAGGCAAAGGGAAGAACGCTTGAAAGAGGGAAAATCGGAGATATTATCAGGGTGAAAAATTTGACATCCGATAAAGAAATTGTTGGCAGGGTTGCCGGTAGCAGTACTGTAAAGGTTGACCTATAA
- the flgG gene encoding flagellar basal-body rod protein FlgG yields the protein MIRALWTAGTGMNVQQVNLDVISNNIANVNTNGYKRSRADFQDLMYQTMRLQGTKSEGGNQIPTGIQIGHGAKLAAVQKVFIQGDFQETQNELDVAVEGNGFLQIVMPSGEKAYTRAGSFKRDSDGKIVTSDGYSLEPNITVPNNTVSMSIKSDGTVSAKVSNQSDPQQIGKIELANFPNPTGLKSMGKSLFMQTDASGAATTSKPGENGSGTLLQGFLEMSNVNVMQEMINLIVGQRAYEVNSKAIQAADEMLQMANNVRR from the coding sequence ATGATAAGAGCTCTTTGGACTGCAGGAACAGGCATGAATGTTCAGCAGGTAAACCTGGATGTTATTTCAAACAACATAGCAAACGTCAACACGAATGGTTACAAGAGGAGCCGGGCTGATTTTCAGGACCTTATGTACCAAACCATGAGATTGCAGGGCACAAAATCTGAGGGAGGCAATCAAATCCCAACAGGTATTCAGATCGGGCATGGCGCAAAACTGGCAGCAGTTCAGAAGGTGTTTATCCAGGGCGACTTTCAGGAAACGCAGAATGAGCTTGATGTAGCAGTTGAAGGTAATGGTTTTTTACAGATTGTTATGCCGTCAGGCGAAAAAGCATACACAAGGGCAGGTTCATTTAAAAGAGATTCTGACGGGAAGATAGTTACATCAGACGGGTATTCATTGGAACCGAACATTACTGTACCTAATAATACGGTTTCAATGTCTATCAAATCGGATGGAACAGTTTCAGCAAAAGTTTCGAATCAATCCGACCCCCAGCAGATTGGAAAGATTGAATTGGCAAATTTTCCAAATCCCACAGGACTGAAATCGATGGGAAAGAGTTTGTTTATGCAAACGGACGCAAGTGGAGCAGCAACTACTTCAAAACCCGGTGAGAACGGGTCTGGCACATTGTTGCAAGGTTTTCTTGAGATGTCAAATGTGAATGTTATGCAGGAGATGATAAACCTTATTGTCGGTCAGAGGGCATACGAAGTAAATTCCAAGGCTATACAGGCAGCCGATGAGATGCTTCAGATGGCAAACAATGTAAGGAGATAA
- a CDS encoding flagellar hook-basal body protein — MLKGIFSTLSGKFLTERRMEIVSNNIANALTPGYKTSRPVFNVEKSEGALGNSNEIQNTYINVLDSYIHFSDAPLVESGNKLDIGIEGDGFFVVSTKDGQMYTRNGQFAINKEKKLVTLDGMAVIGQSGEISMEGTDIKIEGDGSIFIDKRFVDKLKIAGFKEKKDLRNYGNSLFINSNKNNIETTPEAYTVKQGFYETSNVNVMQEMIEMMSTLRAYESYSKVDQFFSDMMSKLVNIGR; from the coding sequence ATGCTAAAAGGAATATTCAGCACACTTTCAGGCAAGTTTTTAACTGAGAGAAGAATGGAAATAGTTTCAAATAATATTGCCAATGCTTTGACACCCGGTTACAAGACATCGCGTCCTGTGTTTAATGTTGAAAAAAGTGAAGGTGCTCTGGGAAACAGCAATGAAATACAAAATACATATATCAATGTTCTTGACTCATATATCCATTTTTCTGACGCCCCGCTTGTTGAAAGCGGGAATAAGCTAGACATTGGAATTGAGGGGGATGGTTTTTTTGTTGTTTCTACAAAGGATGGGCAAATGTACACAAGAAACGGTCAATTTGCCATCAATAAAGAGAAAAAACTTGTCACCCTTGACGGTATGGCTGTTATCGGGCAGTCGGGAGAGATATCCATGGAAGGAACAGACATTAAAATAGAAGGTGACGGTTCAATTTTTATTGACAAGAGATTTGTTGATAAATTGAAAATCGCAGGTTTTAAAGAAAAGAAGGATTTGCGTAATTATGGAAACAGTCTTTTTATTAACAGTAATAAGAACAATATTGAGACTACGCCCGAAGCGTATACGGTTAAGCAAGGTTTTTATGAGACATCAAACGTTAATGTTATGCAAGAAATGATAGAGATGATGTCTACATTGCGTGCATATGAGTCTTACAGTAAGGTGGATCAATTTTTTAGTGACATGATGAGCAAATTGGTAAACATAGGAAGATAA
- a CDS encoding chemotaxis protein CheW codes for MNEDRILQLVTFKLENEEFGVDILKVQEINKMMNITKIPNAPFFIEGVINLRGKIIPIVDLRKKLGFESKTYDKATRIIVIELDGLVLGFIVDSVSEVLRIPSNTIEPAPSVIGGVESDYIEGVGKLDDRLLILLELKKIFVGAERAEIEMASFN; via the coding sequence ATGAACGAAGACAGAATATTGCAGCTTGTAACTTTTAAATTGGAAAATGAGGAATTTGGGGTCGATATTTTAAAAGTGCAGGAAATAAACAAGATGATGAATATTACCAAGATACCGAATGCACCTTTTTTTATAGAGGGTGTAATCAATCTCCGCGGGAAAATTATTCCTATTGTTGATCTTAGAAAGAAGCTGGGTTTTGAAAGCAAGACTTATGATAAGGCGACAAGAATTATAGTGATTGAGTTGGACGGACTTGTGCTCGGGTTTATTGTTGATTCTGTATCCGAGGTCTTGAGAATACCAAGTAACACGATAGAACCGGCTCCGTCGGTAATCGGAGGCGTTGAATCAGATTATATTGAAGGTGTAGGCAAACTTGACGACAGGCTATTAATTTTACTTGAACTTAAGAAAATTTTTGTGGGCGCAGAGAGGGCGGAAATTGAAATGGCAAGCTTCAATTAA
- a CDS encoding HDOD domain-containing protein: protein MEQVFIGRQPILNKSETIFGYELLFRNASSLVANVTDHSMATASVMVNALNNIGFNNLVGNKKGFINVNYEMLSGGFTELLPKENTVLELLEHVEINTILIELCSNLKKKGYCFALDDFIYNDSYLPLLNIADYVKLDILMYEKKDLENIVKLLKKHPVRLLAEKVETKEDYKYCYGLGFELFQGYFFAKPTIVTGKTISPSQLVLFELFNGLSKEEDIGIIERQFKKNPQLDIKLLKFMNSAGFYLMQKIDSIRQAIMMLGYHNLQKWVALMLFATESADIKSNPLLERATIRGLIMESIANNITKSRAKGDSAFITGILSLTGVLLGIPLNDVISDLNLSNEIYDALAKKEGFLGDLLYITEIFEKEELNKIQDILNKYKLDIKDILAAETKAIMEFEQIDNKE, encoded by the coding sequence ATGGAACAGGTTTTTATAGGCAGACAGCCGATATTAAACAAAAGTGAAACTATTTTCGGTTATGAGCTTCTCTTCAGAAATGCCTCAAGTCTGGTTGCAAACGTCACGGATCATTCCATGGCAACCGCGTCCGTAATGGTTAACGCCTTAAACAATATCGGATTCAACAATCTGGTAGGTAATAAAAAAGGTTTTATAAACGTAAATTATGAAATGCTTTCAGGCGGATTTACCGAATTGTTACCCAAAGAAAATACCGTGCTGGAACTTCTCGAACATGTTGAAATAAATACAATATTAATAGAACTTTGCAGTAATCTAAAGAAAAAAGGATACTGCTTTGCACTTGATGATTTTATATATAATGATTCCTATTTGCCACTCCTAAATATAGCAGACTATGTAAAGCTTGATATATTGATGTACGAAAAAAAAGACCTGGAGAACATCGTCAAGCTCTTAAAAAAACATCCTGTAAGACTATTAGCTGAAAAGGTGGAAACAAAAGAAGACTATAAATACTGCTACGGCCTCGGCTTTGAACTTTTTCAAGGATACTTTTTTGCAAAACCAACTATCGTGACGGGAAAAACAATATCCCCTTCCCAATTGGTTCTGTTTGAGTTATTCAACGGTTTATCAAAGGAAGAAGACATTGGCATTATTGAACGGCAGTTTAAGAAAAATCCCCAATTAGATATCAAATTGTTAAAATTCATGAACTCCGCCGGTTTTTACCTCATGCAAAAAATAGATTCTATCCGGCAGGCGATCATGATGCTTGGATATCATAATTTGCAAAAGTGGGTTGCTCTTATGCTTTTTGCCACGGAGTCAGCAGATATAAAATCAAATCCACTTCTTGAAAGAGCCACAATACGCGGGCTGATAATGGAATCTATCGCAAACAACATAACAAAAAGCAGGGCTAAAGGAGACAGCGCCTTTATTACAGGCATATTGTCTCTAACTGGTGTCTTGCTGGGGATACCCTTAAACGACGTAATATCCGATCTTAATCTGTCAAATGAAATCTACGATGCACTGGCAAAAAAGGAGGGCTTTTTAGGAGATTTATTGTATATTACAGAAATTTTCGAAAAAGAGGAATTAAACAAAATTCAAGATATCCTCAACAAATACAAGCTCGATATTAAAGATATACTGGCGGCCGAAACCAAAGCTATCATGGAATTTGAACAAATCGATAATAAAGAATAA